The DNA window AGCAAAAATCTCGTAACTCCCAAGCGAAGCGAGTTTAGTCGCAACCACATCATTAATGATTGCTTCGCAGAGCGAGTGCGACAGAAGCAAAGAAGTAACATACTCAGACAAGACCGACTCACCCAAGGCGCTCGTTCGTTGAAAGGCTGGTTCAGCTGCCATACGAATCTGACCTTCCACAAACTCTCGAAGCGAATCGTCTTGCTCCACTTGCGGCAAATAGCTTGCTATCACGCGTGCCCGGATCAAGTCTACCGGCTCCGGCGCAAAGTTCTCCCAAGAAAATCTGAGCTTTTCATACTCAGCCCATCTTGCTCGGACCGCGAATTCCAGGGACCAGTGATCCCCCGACGACTCAATTTTTGGCACGTACTGGTGCGTGACATCGCTCATACATAACCCTGGACTCCGTTTCCGCTAGCTTTAAATTGCGTCGATCATTAGCCGATCTAACTGGCGCCCTTTGATTAACAGTCAAATGCTTCAGTTGCAAGGCCGTCAATGCCTTTGCGCCTACACTCTAAATGCCGCAGCGCCGCACATCACCCCGTGAATCCGGTCACGGCGACCGCTCGGCAGGCATGCCATAAACAGGCCGCCGGGCTGCGTCCGGCAGGAGTTCCTCTCTCGCCACCCGAGCCTCGTCCGTCCGCGTCAGTGCGCGTGCGGCGGCGCCCCACGAAAACGGAGTTTCGCCATGACCCGATCGCAATCCCTGCTCGCCGTCTGCGCCCTGGTGTTCGGCGGTGCGTTCTCGATCGCCACGACCCAGGCCGCGCCGCCGTGTCCGGAGTGCTATTACCCGTATCGCGCCTGCATGCGCGCGGCGACCACCACGGCCGAGCAGCAGGCTTGCCAGGCCGAGTACCACGAATGCGTCGGGATGTTCTGCTCGATTCCCTGAGCCGACGCCCCGATGCGCAGCGCGCCGCGGCGGCGCCGGTTCGCCGGCGTCCGCTGCGGCTTGCTGACGACCGGGTCAGGCGAGGCCGCGACGTGCGGCCGGCCAGGCCGCGCCGAGGTAGCAGCCCAGCCACAGCAGCAGCGCCAGGCGCTGCGCCGGCGGCGCGGCGAGCAGGCGCAGTTCCGAAGCGGCCATGAGCGCCAGCACCGCGCCGCCGCCGCTCCAGACCAGCGCGGTCAGCGCCGGCCTCGCCTGGCGCACGCCCAGCCCGAGCAAGGCCGCGCCGGGCACGAACGCCAGCCACCACAGCATCCACATCGCCGCATGCAAACGGCTGGCGCGGGCATCGAGGTCGCTGGGGTCCAGGGGCAACAGGCCTTGCCCGGCCCAGGCCAGCGCCGACAGGGCGCACAACCAGGCGCCGATGCGCGCGGCGGCGCCGAGCGCGTCGTAGCGTTCGCGCAGGCGCCAGGCCAGCACGGCCAGCAGCAGGCCGGGGACGACGAAGCCGAACAGGTTGAACGCGGCCGCGCGCTCGATGCCCTGCGCGCCGAGCAGCCCGGGCGGATGGCGCCAATGCGAATAGCCGTCGAGCGCGGCGCCGAAACCGAGCAAGGCGCCGAGGCAGCACACGGCCGCGAGCAGGGCCAAGGCCGGTTCGAGCCGCGGACGCGGGTTTGCCGAATTCGATGCTTGCGCCGCCGCTGCGCCGGCGGCGGCGGAAGCGCCCGGCGTCGCCGGGCCGGGCCTGGATGAGCGTTTCATCGCCACATGCTAGCGTGCGCACCGATCCGGCGCGCTTGCCTTGCGTCCGCGCCGCCCCCACCTCCGGATTCGAACCGCGCGGACTTTGCGCGCCGAACCCTTGAAGAGCCAGCCGATGACCGCCACCGCCCTGCCCCACGTCTTCGACGCCACCACCGAACGTTTCCAGGAAGAGGTGCTGCAGAAATCGCTGCAGACGCCGGTGCTGGTCGACTTCTGGGCCGATTGGTGCCAGCCGTGCAAGGTGCTGGGGCCGATCCTGGAAAAGCTGGCCGGCGAGTACAACGGCGCGTTCGAACTGGCCAAGGTCGACGTCGAAGCCGAGCAGCAACTCGGCGCGGCGTTCCAGATCCGTTCGATTCCGACCGTGTTCCTGATCAAGGGCGGCCAGTTGGTCGACGGTTTCGCCGAAGCGCTGCCGGAAAGCGCGGTGCGCGAATTCCTCAAGCACCACGGCATCGAGCCGGGCGAGGCGCCGGCCGATGCCGAACCGGCCGAGGCCGCGCCGGTGGACCCGCATGCCGAGGTGGTGCGCCTGCGCCGCGAAGTCGCCGAGCAGCCGGACAAGCCCGAGCTGCAGCTCGACCTGGCCCTGGCCCTGCTCGCCACCGGCGCCGCGCAGGAGTCGGAACAATTGCTCGACAGCCTGCCGGCGAACCTGGCCACCGACGACCGCAGCCTGCGCGCCCGCGCGCGGCTGGGCTTCCTCGCCGTGACCCGCGACGCGCCGCCGCTGGAGACCCTGGAGGCGGCCCTCGCCGCGCAGCCGGACGATCTGCAGGCGCGCTACCTGCTCGGCGCACGCCTGATCGCCGCCGGCCGCGACCAGGCCGGCCTGGACCAGTTCATCGAATTGCTGCGGCGCGACCGCAGCTACCAGGAAGGCCTGCCGCGCAAGGCCCTGATCGACGCCTTCCGGGTGGTCGAGGACGCCGATCTGGTCGGCCAGTACCGGCGCAAGATGGCGTCGCTGCTGTTCTAAGCCTGCGCCCCGGGGCCGGCCGCGCCGCCCGGGGTTGACTATACGCATGCGTATGGCAGGATGGCGGGGCTTCGATTTCCGCCCTCCCCGCCTCGCCTGCTTGTCGCCCGCATGAAAGCCAGCACCCTGCGCCACGGCCTCAATCTGTGGCCGCCGTTCCTGTTCTCCGGCATCCACGTCGCCGCGATCGCGCCGGATTACCGGCATGCCGCGGTCGAGCTGCGGATGCGGCCGTGGAACCGCAACTACGTCGGCACTCACTTCGGCGGCAGCCTGTTCGCGATGACCGATCCGTTCTGGATGCTGTTGGCGCTGCAGGCGCTGGGCAAGGATTACATCGTCTGGGACCGCGCCGGCTCGATCGAATTCGTCAAGCCCGGCCGCGGCACGGTGCGCGCCGAATTCGCCCTGGACGAGACGATCCTGGACGAATTGCGCGCCGCCACCGCCGGCGGCGAGAAATACCTGCGCTGGTTCGACACCGACGTGGTCGATGGCGACGGCGAGGTCGTCGCCAAGATCCGCAAACAACTGTACGTGCGGCGCAAGCGCGACAAACGCTGACGTCGCCCTAACGCCCCAAGCCCCAAGCTGTGACCGCGTTCGCAAGGCGAATCGCGGCGGCGTCCGATTGCGCTCCCCTTGTCATCACGGTCGGATAACAGACACACTAGCTCGAATGCGGGCACTGGCGGCGGGATTGCCGACCGGTCGCGATATGGGGCCGCGATGTCCATCACGAACGATCAAACCGAAGGCGCGAGCGCTCCGATGCCGGAGATTCCGGGCTATCGGCTGCGCGAGATCATCAACCACGGCGCTCTGTCGACCGTCTACCTGGGCGAGCAGGCCGCGCTCGGTCGCGAAGTCGCGATCAAGATCATGCTGCCGCACGCGCTGGCCGACGAGGTCAGCCGGCGCCGGTTCGAGAACGAAGTGCGCACGATCGCGCGCCTGGAACATCCCAACGTGGTCGGCATCCACGAAGTCGGGCGCACCCGCGAGGGCCTGCCCTACTACGCCATGCCGTATCTGCCGCGCGGCCACCTGGGCAAGCGCATCGAACGCGGCTTCGCCGGCGGCGAGCGCGACGTGCTGGCGATCGTCGAACCGCTGCTGGCGGCGCTGGAATACGCCCACGCCCGCGGCGTCGTGCATCGCGACGTCAAGGCCGAGAACGTGCTGTTC is part of the Lysobacter firmicutimachus genome and encodes:
- the trxA gene encoding thioredoxin — encoded protein: MTATALPHVFDATTERFQEEVLQKSLQTPVLVDFWADWCQPCKVLGPILEKLAGEYNGAFELAKVDVEAEQQLGAAFQIRSIPTVFLIKGGQLVDGFAEALPESAVREFLKHHGIEPGEAPADAEPAEAAPVDPHAEVVRLRREVAEQPDKPELQLDLALALLATGAAQESEQLLDSLPANLATDDRSLRARARLGFLAVTRDAPPLETLEAALAAQPDDLQARYLLGARLIAAGRDQAGLDQFIELLRRDRSYQEGLPRKALIDAFRVVEDADLVGQYRRKMASLLF
- a CDS encoding DUF4442 domain-containing protein — protein: MKASTLRHGLNLWPPFLFSGIHVAAIAPDYRHAAVELRMRPWNRNYVGTHFGGSLFAMTDPFWMLLALQALGKDYIVWDRAGSIEFVKPGRGTVRAEFALDETILDELRAATAGGEKYLRWFDTDVVDGDGEVVAKIRKQLYVRRKRDKR
- a CDS encoding DUF998 domain-containing protein, translating into MALLAAVCCLGALLGFGAALDGYSHWRHPPGLLGAQGIERAAAFNLFGFVVPGLLLAVLAWRLRERYDALGAAARIGAWLCALSALAWAGQGLLPLDPSDLDARASRLHAAMWMLWWLAFVPGAALLGLGVRQARPALTALVWSGGGAVLALMAASELRLLAAPPAQRLALLLWLGCYLGAAWPAARRGLA